A single Zootoca vivipara chromosome 1, rZooViv1.1, whole genome shotgun sequence DNA region contains:
- the EIF2S1 gene encoding eukaryotic translation initiation factor 2 subunit 1, with amino-acid sequence MPGLSCRFYQHKFPEVEDVVMVNVRSIAEMGAYVSLLEYNNIEGMILLSELSRRRIRSINKLIRIGRNECVVVIRVDKEKGYIDLSKRRVSPEEAIKCEDKFTKSKTVYSILRHVAEVLEYTKDEQLESLFQRTAWVFDDKYKRPGYGAYDAFKHAVSDPAILDGLDLTEDEKRVLIDNINRRLTPQAVKIRADIEVACYGYEGIDAVKEALRAGLCCSTESMPIKINLIAPPRYVMTTTTLERTEGLSVLSQAMAVIKEKIEEKRGVFNVQMEPKVVTDTDETELARQLERLERENAEVDGDDDAEEMEAKTED; translated from the exons ATGCCTGGACTAAGCTGTAGGTTTTACCAGCATAAATTTCCAGAAGTTGAAGATGTGGTCATGGTCAACGTCCGCTCCATTGCAGAAATGGGAGCCTATGTTAGCCTACTGGAATATAACAATATCGAGGGCATGATTCTGCTCAGTGAGTTGTCCAGAAGACGTATCCGTTCTATAAACAAACTCATCCGAATTGGAAGAAATGAATGTGTTGTTGTCATAAGGGTGGATAAAGAGAAAG GTTATATAGACTTGTCAAAAAGAAGAGTCTCTCCAGAAGAGGCAATAAAATGTGAAGACAAATTCACCAAATCAAAAACA gtttacAGCATCCTTCGCCATGTTGCTGAGGTTTTGGAATACACAAAGGATGAACAGCTGGAGAGCCTGTTCCAGAGAACTGCTTGGGTATTTGATGACAAGTATAAAAGGCCTGGATATGGTGCATATGATGCTTTCAAGCATGCAGTTTC GGATCCTGCAATCCTTGATGGACTGGATCTGACAGAAGATGAGAAGCGTGTGCTAATTGATAATATCAATAGGCGCCTGACACCACAAGCAGTCAAAATCCGAGCAG ATATTGAAGTTGCCTGTTATGGCTACGAGGGTATTGATGCAGTGAAAGAAGCTCTTAGAGCTGGCCTGTGCTGTTCTACAGAAAGCATGCCTATCAAA ATTAATCTGATAGCTCCTCCTCGATATGTGATGACCACAACCACACTGGAGAGGACTGAAGGCCTTTCTGTCCTTAGCCAAGCCATGGCTGTTATCAAAGAAAAGATTGAAGAGAAGAGGGGAGTCTTCAATGTGCAGATGGAA CCCAAGGTGGTTACTGACACTGATGAGACTGAGCTTGCAAGACAGCTGGAAAGATTGGAGCGTGAGAATGCTGAAGTGGATGGAGATGATGATGCCGAGGAGATGGAAGCAAAAACTGAAGACTAA
- the ATP6V1D gene encoding V-type proton ATPase subunit D encodes MSGKDRIEVFPSRMAQTIMKARLKGAQTGRNLLKKKSDALTMRFRQILKKIIETKMLMGEVMREAAFSLAEAKFTAGDFSTTVIQNVNKAQVKIRAKKDNVAGVTLPVFEHYQEGGDSYELTGLARGGEQLAKLKRNYAKAVELLVELASLQTSFVTLDEAIKITNRRVNAIEHVIIPRIERTLSYIITELDEREREEFYRLKKIQEKKKILKEKNEKLQELQRAAGQLREPANLLAEERDEDLLFE; translated from the exons ATGTCAGGCAAAGACAGGATCGAGGTTTTCCCTTCGCGGAT GGCTCAGACCATCATGAAGGCCCGTTTGAAAGGAGCCCAGACAGGTCGCAACCTCTTGAAGAAGAAATCTGATGCTCTGACTATGAGATTCCGGCagatccttaaaaaaattattgag ACAAAGATGTTGATGGGTGAGGTGATGAGAGAAGCAGCCTTTTCTCTTGCTGAGGCAAAGTTCACAGCTGGAGACTTCAG TACAACTGTGATTCAGAATGTGAACAAAGCTCAGGTCAAGATCAGAGCTAAGAAAGACAATGTAGCAG GTGTGACCCTGCCAGTTTTTGAACATTACCAAGAAGGAGGAGACA GTTATGAGCTGACTGGTTTAGCCAGAGGTGGGGAGCAGCTGGCCAAACTGAAAAGGAACTATGCCAAAGCAGTAGAACTCCTCGTGGAATTGGCCTCTCTGCAG ACTTCGTTTGTTACACTAGATGAAGCCATCAAGATAACCAATAGGCGTGTGAATGCTATTGAGCATG TGATTATTCCCAGGATTGAACGTACACTCTCTTATATCATAACTGAGTTGGATGAGCGAGAGCGAGAGGAGTTTTACAG ATTAAAGAAGatccaggagaagaagaagatactgaaagaaaagaatgaaaaacTGCAAGAGTTGCAGAGGGCTGCTGGACAGCTCCGCGAGCCTGCTAATTTGCTTGCGGAGGAAAGGGACGAAGATCTTCTCTTTGAATAG